In Iodobacter fluviatilis, one DNA window encodes the following:
- a CDS encoding methyl-accepting chemotaxis protein has protein sequence MMNVTQRLLTLVGTALLGVIAVTGVGLYQIDKVYNSANYATVNSVPSLVVLDAAFDHFVQLDKMLSEHVLTIDAAAKADLAQKMPPVLSAIEAEFKRYEPLLSNDSDRQMLADDRAALASYNSIRQQTLTASAGNQADEARSLLNNSVRSFEKVRALIEAHRGFNVALANQGDKDAQSAFGLAKQLFLVCGVLAAILSIILGIITARGIVVPLRRTIGIANRIASGDLTNDTRSQGCDETSQMMHALGDMQTALRQAISAMRTHADSLAISAAGMVEHSEQVSLSAGLQSDAASNMAATVEEMTVSIGQISNNAGDAQKASLQAEARSNEGAVVIRNVADEIHSIAAEITETATKIAALGDESQRISSIVAVIREVAEQTNLLALNAAIEAARAGEQGRGFAVVADEVRKLAERTSGATREIADMIRLIQDRADSSVAGMNRTVEKVSSGVTLASLAAEAIGSIADSAKVAEAAISAISSALQEQSTASGQIAGSVERIAQMTEESSVAAKGSSSSAAALSALAQQMRGAVLRFNLE, from the coding sequence ATGATGAACGTTACTCAAAGATTATTAACTCTGGTTGGAACAGCCTTGCTGGGCGTCATTGCCGTTACCGGAGTGGGGCTTTATCAGATTGACAAGGTGTATAACAGCGCCAACTATGCCACGGTAAACAGCGTACCCAGCCTTGTAGTGCTTGATGCCGCTTTTGATCATTTTGTCCAGCTGGATAAAATGCTGAGCGAACATGTATTAACCATAGATGCAGCAGCCAAAGCAGACTTAGCGCAAAAAATGCCGCCCGTTTTATCTGCCATTGAGGCCGAATTCAAGCGATACGAACCCCTGCTGAGTAATGACAGCGACAGGCAGATGTTGGCGGATGACCGGGCTGCACTGGCCAGCTACAACTCAATCCGGCAACAAACATTAACAGCTTCTGCAGGTAATCAGGCTGATGAGGCAAGAAGCTTATTAAACAATAGCGTCAGGTCTTTTGAGAAAGTACGCGCTTTAATCGAGGCTCACCGTGGCTTTAACGTTGCGCTGGCCAATCAGGGCGACAAAGATGCACAAAGTGCTTTTGGGCTGGCCAAACAGTTATTTCTTGTTTGCGGTGTGCTGGCTGCAATTTTGAGCATCATTTTGGGCATTATCACCGCGCGTGGCATTGTTGTGCCCTTACGGCGCACCATCGGTATCGCCAACCGTATTGCCTCCGGCGATCTGACCAATGACACCCGCAGCCAAGGCTGCGATGAAACATCACAGATGATGCACGCCTTAGGCGATATGCAAACTGCGCTGCGGCAGGCCATTTCTGCAATGCGCACCCATGCTGATTCGCTAGCCATATCAGCCGCCGGAATGGTAGAGCATTCAGAACAGGTATCGCTCAGTGCAGGGCTACAGAGCGATGCCGCATCCAATATGGCGGCAACAGTTGAAGAAATGACCGTCAGCATCGGTCAAATCAGCAATAACGCTGGGGATGCACAGAAGGCATCGCTGCAGGCCGAAGCCAGATCCAATGAGGGCGCGGTGGTGATCCGGAATGTGGCGGATGAAATCCATAGTATTGCTGCAGAGATCACAGAAACAGCCACAAAAATAGCGGCCTTGGGAGATGAATCACAACGTATTTCCAGCATTGTGGCCGTGATCCGCGAAGTGGCCGAGCAAACCAATTTACTGGCGCTTAATGCGGCCATCGAAGCAGCACGAGCAGGTGAGCAAGGACGCGGCTTTGCCGTTGTTGCCGACGAGGTAAGAAAACTCGCCGAGCGCACCAGCGGGGCAACCAGAGAAATTGCCGATATGATCAGGCTGATCCAGGACCGGGCCGACAGCTCGGTAGCAGGCATGAATCGCACAGTGGAGAAAGTAAGCAGTGGCGTTACTCTGGCCAGCCTTGCCGCTGAAGCCATAGGCAGCATTGCAGACAGCGCCAAAGTGGCCGAAGCCGCCATATCTGCCATCTCTTCCGCCCTGCAGGAGCAATCCACAGCCAGCGGGCAAATTGCAGGCAGCGTAGAGCGGATTGCACAAATGACAGAAGAAAGCAGCGTGGCCGCCAAAGGCAGCTCTTCATCAGCTGCGGCCCTTTCGGCATTAGCCCAACAAATGCGTGGCGCCGTCTTGCGCTTTAATCTGGAATAA
- a CDS encoding GIY-YIG nuclease family protein, whose amino-acid sequence MADISSQIVYVLTNPAMPGLVKIGKTTHAEVEERMKQLYGTGVPVPFDCAFACQVRDAGEVEKALHFAFGNHRINPNREFFKIEPERVISVLRLLKVEDITLEFEQQLDSDIEDIDKQSADHFKKTKRPRMNFHELGIPDGSILISKDGSQQAIVIGEKKVRFADEITSLTEATRRLLGLAEGSPIQPSPYWTFNGETIKEIYEAFHTEGEES is encoded by the coding sequence ATGGCCGATATCAGTTCACAAATTGTTTATGTTTTAACCAATCCAGCCATGCCGGGCCTCGTGAAGATAGGGAAAACAACGCACGCAGAAGTTGAAGAAAGAATGAAGCAATTATATGGAACAGGCGTGCCTGTACCCTTTGATTGCGCGTTTGCCTGCCAGGTTAGAGATGCTGGCGAAGTTGAAAAAGCGCTTCATTTTGCCTTTGGCAATCATAGAATTAACCCCAACCGGGAGTTTTTTAAAATTGAGCCTGAGCGGGTTATTTCTGTGCTTAGATTATTAAAAGTAGAAGATATAACGCTTGAATTTGAACAGCAGTTAGATTCTGATATTGAAGATATCGATAAACAATCGGCAGATCATTTCAAAAAAACCAAACGCCCCAGAATGAATTTCCATGAGCTGGGTATTCCTGATGGATCCATTTTAATTTCTAAAGACGGCAGCCAGCAGGCCATTGTGATTGGAGAAAAAAAAGTACGCTTCGCAGATGAAATCACCTCATTAACTGAAGCAACCCGAAGACTACTGGGATTAGCAGAAGGCAGCCCTATTCAGCCTTCGCCTTACTGGACATTTAATGGCGAAACCATAAAAGAAATTTACGAGGCTTTTCACACAGAGGGTGAAGAGTCGTGA
- the arsB gene encoding ACR3 family arsenite efflux transporter produces MMSAQCEVTGQRIAAAPMSFFERYLTIWVFLCIVVGISAGQLFPRVFHAIGKLEVAQVNLPVGLLIWVMIIPMLIKVDFTALHEVRQHVRGIGVTLFVNWLVKPFSMALLSWIFIRQLFAPYLPADQIDSYIAGLILLAAAPCTAMVFVWSKLTHGDPLFTLSQVALNDAIMVVAFAPLVGFLLGMSAIHVPWDTLIISVVLYIVIPVLIAQIIRKRLLSQGQATFDSTMNKIGPWSISALLITLILLFSFQGKAILDQPLVIALLAVPILIQVFFNSSLAYLLNRAVGEKHNIACPSALIGASNFFELAVAAAIALFGFNSGAALATVVGVLIEVPVMLLVVNIVNRTKPWYERA; encoded by the coding sequence ATGATGTCCGCACAATGTGAAGTGACCGGCCAACGTATCGCTGCCGCACCCATGAGTTTTTTCGAGCGCTACCTCACCATTTGGGTGTTTTTATGCATTGTTGTCGGCATTAGTGCAGGGCAATTATTCCCCCGCGTATTTCATGCCATTGGCAAACTAGAGGTTGCACAGGTTAATCTGCCGGTGGGTTTGCTGATATGGGTCATGATTATTCCCATGCTGATCAAGGTTGATTTTACGGCGTTGCATGAAGTACGCCAGCATGTTCGCGGGATTGGCGTAACCTTGTTTGTGAACTGGCTGGTCAAACCATTCTCAATGGCATTATTGTCATGGATCTTTATCCGGCAACTGTTTGCTCCATATCTGCCCGCTGATCAAATTGATAGTTATATCGCTGGCTTGATCCTGCTTGCGGCCGCACCGTGTACGGCAATGGTGTTTGTATGGAGCAAGCTAACTCATGGCGACCCGTTGTTTACCTTGTCTCAAGTGGCATTGAACGATGCAATTATGGTCGTCGCCTTTGCGCCACTCGTGGGTTTTTTACTTGGCATGTCGGCCATTCATGTACCTTGGGATACGCTGATTATTTCAGTCGTGCTGTATATCGTTATTCCGGTGCTTATTGCACAAATCATTCGAAAACGTTTACTCAGCCAAGGCCAAGCCACCTTTGATAGCACAATGAACAAGATTGGACCATGGTCAATTTCTGCTTTATTGATCACGCTGATCTTGCTGTTTTCATTTCAGGGTAAAGCAATATTAGATCAGCCACTGGTCATTGCCTTACTGGCCGTACCCATTTTGATTCAAGTGTTTTTTAATTCAAGCTTAGCGTACCTGCTAAACCGTGCGGTGGGTGAAAAGCACAATATCGCCTGCCCGTCTGCCTTGATTGGTGCGTCGAATTTCTTCGAGCTGGCCGTTGCAGCGGCAATTGCATTGTTTGGTTTTAATTCAGGCGCAGCATTAGCAACAGTCGTTGGCGTTTTGATTGAAGTACCGGTGATGTTGCTGGTCGTCAATATCGTAAATCGCACGAAACCTTGGTATGAACGCGCCTGA
- a CDS encoding arsenate reductase ArsC, whose translation MSNKVYNVLFLCTANSARSVMSEGWLNMLGKGRFKAFSAGSHPSGQVNPYAITLLNEIGYDTSALRSKSWEEFEAADAPHMDIVITVCDNAKGELCPIWPGHPLTAHWGYEDPHGETEEEKQASFRKVFLQIKQRVLLLASLPDEKLASLALKDVVRDIGESKLD comes from the coding sequence ATGAGCAACAAAGTCTACAACGTCCTTTTCCTGTGTACGGCCAATTCGGCGCGCAGTGTCATGTCCGAAGGCTGGCTGAATATGCTGGGCAAGGGACGCTTTAAAGCCTTCAGTGCGGGCAGCCACCCCAGCGGCCAAGTCAACCCGTACGCGATCACCCTGCTAAATGAGATTGGCTACGACACCAGTGCACTGCGCTCGAAATCATGGGAAGAGTTTGAAGCCGCTGACGCCCCGCACATGGATATTGTCATCACCGTTTGTGACAACGCCAAAGGAGAACTCTGCCCAATTTGGCCAGGGCATCCGCTAACAGCACACTGGGGCTATGAAGACCCGCACGGAGAAACAGAGGAAGAAAAACAAGCTTCGTTCCGCAAAGTTTTCTTGCAGATAAAGCAGCGCGTCTTGCTCCTTGCGAGTCTGCCTGACGAAAAGCTGGCCAGCTTAGCGTTGAAAGACGTGGTACGTGATATTGGCGAAAGCAAACTCGACTAG
- a CDS encoding ArsR/SmtB family transcription factor — protein MNTKTAVTLLAALAQDTRLAIYRLLVQEGPEGLAVGQIGERLEVANATLSFHLKELTHAGLINRRQDGRFIYYSANYEQMNNLLCFMTENCCRGQACAPSDPQSCDSSCI, from the coding sequence ATGAATACAAAAACTGCCGTCACACTCCTAGCCGCACTAGCTCAGGACACTCGCTTAGCAATCTACCGACTACTGGTACAAGAAGGACCAGAAGGTTTGGCTGTTGGCCAAATCGGTGAACGTCTGGAGGTTGCCAATGCCACCCTGTCCTTCCATCTGAAGGAGTTAACGCACGCGGGCCTGATCAATCGGCGACAAGACGGGCGCTTTATCTATTATTCCGCTAACTATGAGCAAATGAATAATTTGCTCTGTTTTATGACTGAGAACTGCTGCCGTGGCCAAGCTTGTGCGCCCTCTGACCCTCAATCTTGCGACAGCAGCTGTATTTAA
- a CDS encoding vWA domain-containing protein — protein sequence MTKFPLSLSVLSGVVLLSACGGTAFNKYDTSLPHNSQPAERVAAPAPVASKIQAMAEAGVRTQPNAPLASAEPSRENYSKLEELSVKAVAVEPVSTFSIDVDTASYTNVRRFLQAGQLPPKDAVRVEEMINYFPYNYPHQAGSRPFAVYTEIAPAPWGVDKHLIRIGIKAQDIKAAALPAANLVFLVDVSGSMNEPNKLPLLQASLKLLVDQLKAADHVSLVTYASGTKVVLEPSADKNQIKRAIDQLVAGGGTAGAAGIQLAYQMARQGFIKGGINRILLATDGDFNVGVTSIDALKEMVEKEREAGVSLSTLGFGMGNYNDALMEQVADMGNGNYHYIDNLNEGQKVLVDEMSSTLATVAKDVKIQVEFNPEQVKEYRLIGYENRQLKREDFNNDKVDAGDIGAGHTVTALYEVTFAGKAGYLEPLRYEAKPAKKTTLSDELGFLRLRYKAPDSNKSQLIEIPLQRRDVLNSFNQASNEFRFATAVAGFGQLLRNGRYMSDFNYAKVAAIAGNARGDDAFGYRGEFLQLVKLAKSLTPAATEGGRD from the coding sequence ATGACTAAGTTTCCCCTGTCTTTAAGTGTTTTATCCGGCGTGGTTTTACTTAGCGCCTGCGGAGGAACCGCATTTAATAAGTACGATACAAGTCTTCCCCATAACAGCCAGCCTGCAGAGCGAGTAGCAGCACCTGCGCCTGTCGCCAGCAAAATACAAGCAATGGCCGAGGCAGGTGTGCGTACACAGCCCAATGCGCCGCTTGCATCTGCTGAGCCTAGCCGTGAAAACTATAGCAAGCTGGAAGAGCTGTCCGTGAAGGCCGTGGCTGTAGAGCCGGTTTCTACTTTTTCAATTGATGTGGATACCGCCAGCTACACCAATGTGCGCCGCTTTTTGCAAGCGGGTCAGTTACCCCCCAAAGACGCGGTGCGGGTAGAGGAGATGATTAATTATTTTCCTTACAATTATCCGCATCAGGCCGGTAGCCGCCCCTTTGCCGTATACACCGAAATAGCGCCCGCGCCTTGGGGCGTGGATAAGCATCTGATCCGCATTGGTATCAAGGCGCAGGACATCAAAGCGGCCGCGTTGCCTGCGGCAAATTTAGTGTTTCTGGTGGATGTATCTGGCTCGATGAATGAGCCTAATAAACTACCGCTGCTGCAAGCTTCGCTTAAATTATTGGTGGATCAGCTTAAAGCAGCAGACCATGTTTCCTTAGTGACCTATGCCTCCGGTACGAAGGTGGTGCTGGAGCCAAGTGCGGATAAAAACCAAATCAAGCGCGCGATTGATCAGCTGGTTGCTGGGGGTGGCACAGCAGGTGCGGCAGGTATTCAGCTGGCTTATCAGATGGCACGGCAGGGTTTTATTAAAGGCGGGATCAATCGCATCCTGCTGGCCACCGATGGTGATTTTAATGTGGGTGTCACCAGTATTGATGCGCTGAAAGAAATGGTTGAAAAAGAGCGTGAGGCAGGGGTTTCTTTAAGCACTTTGGGCTTTGGAATGGGAAATTACAATGATGCGCTGATGGAGCAGGTGGCCGATATGGGCAACGGCAATTACCACTACATTGATAATTTGAACGAGGGGCAAAAAGTGCTGGTGGATGAAATGAGCTCTACGCTGGCCACCGTAGCCAAAGATGTCAAAATCCAAGTTGAATTCAACCCGGAGCAGGTCAAAGAGTATCGGCTGATTGGCTATGAAAACCGCCAGCTTAAGCGTGAAGATTTTAATAACGATAAGGTGGATGCCGGTGATATTGGGGCAGGCCACACCGTGACGGCACTCTATGAAGTGACTTTTGCCGGTAAAGCGGGTTATTTGGAGCCGCTGCGTTATGAAGCCAAACCCGCTAAAAAAACCACGCTGAGCGACGAGCTGGGCTTTTTACGCCTGCGCTATAAAGCGCCCGATAGCAATAAAAGCCAGCTGATCGAAATCCCGCTACAGCGCCGTGATGTACTAAACAGCTTTAATCAGGCCAGTAATGAATTCCGCTTTGCCACTGCCGTGGCGGGTTTCGGGCAATTATTGCGTAATGGGCGGTATATGAGTGACTTCAACTACGCAAAAGTCGCCGCTATTGCCGGCAATGCCCGTGGTGATGATGCATTTGGCTATCGGGGTGAGTTTTTGCAATTAGTTAAACTGGCAAAAAGCCTGACACCCGCAGCCACGGAAGGTGGGCGGGATTAG
- a CDS encoding ArsI/CadI family heavy metal resistance metalloenzyme: MKRFHVHISVPKLDDSIRFYSALFAAEPTVLKPDYAKWMLDDPRINFAISQRGAPAGLDHLGFQVDSDDELTALQNQLAAADISVLSEPGTACCYAQSDKHWVTDPAGIAWESYRTLGSIPTFNGSESTIETKACCAPKAVAVTPTPKNSCAPGSNCC; the protein is encoded by the coding sequence ATGAAACGCTTTCATGTCCATATCTCGGTACCAAAGCTGGACGACAGCATACGCTTTTATTCTGCGCTGTTCGCGGCCGAGCCGACCGTGCTCAAGCCCGACTACGCGAAGTGGATGCTCGACGATCCACGCATTAATTTCGCCATCTCGCAGCGAGGCGCACCGGCGGGCCTTGATCACCTTGGTTTTCAGGTCGACAGCGACGACGAGCTGACCGCCTTGCAAAACCAATTAGCCGCTGCCGACATCTCTGTGCTCAGCGAGCCAGGCACAGCCTGTTGCTACGCCCAATCAGACAAGCACTGGGTTACTGATCCGGCGGGCATTGCATGGGAAAGCTATCGCACCCTTGGCAGCATCCCAACTTTCAACGGCAGCGAATCCACAATAGAAACCAAGGCCTGTTGCGCGCCCAAGGCTGTTGCAGTAACGCCCACTCCCAAAAACAGCTGTGCCCCCGGCAGTAACTGCTGCTAA